The Bubalus kerabau isolate K-KA32 ecotype Philippines breed swamp buffalo chromosome X, PCC_UOA_SB_1v2, whole genome shotgun sequence genome has a segment encoding these proteins:
- the LOC129639332 gene encoding E3 ubiquitin-protein ligase SIAH1-like: MAEARSSPTEMSRQTERASPTGNSDGAASSAPVLTDTTVSNSDLASLFECPVCFDYVLPPIIQCQSGHLVCGNCRPKLTSCPTCRGPLTSIRNLAMEKLANSVRFPCKYASSGCEVTMPPTEKADHEEHCEFRPCRCPCPGISCGWQGSMDAVVPHLMQHYNNSIITLQGEVVVFLAVNINLAGALDWVMIQSCFGFNFILFLEKLESYDGHQKFFAVVQLIGTREQAERFTYRLELNGNRRRLIWEATPLSIREGIATAFMNSDCLVFDPGVAERFAEDGNLSINVTISMC, from the coding sequence ATGGCCGAGGCGCGCTCTTCCCCCACAGAAATGAGTCGTCAAACCGAAAGAGCGTCACCTACTGGAAACTCAGACGGTGCGGCCTCCTCGGCGCCTGTCTTGACTGACACCACTGTGTCCAACAGTGACTTGGCGAGTCTTTTTGAGTGTCCGGTCTGCTTTGACTATGTGTTACCTCCAATTATACAGTGTCAGAGTGGCCATCTTGTTTGTGGCAACTGTCGCCCAAAGCTCACAAGTTGTCCAACTTGCCGGGGCCCGCTGACATCCATTCGCAACTTGGCTATGGAGAAACTGGCCAATTCAGTACGTTTTCCTTGTAAATACGCCTCTTCTGGATGTGAAGTAACTATGCCACCCACAGAAAAAGCAGACCATGAAGAACACTGTGAGTTTAGGCCCTGTCGTTGTCCTTGCCCTGGTATTTCCTGTGGGTGGCAAGGCTCCATGGATGCGGTAGTGCCGCATCTGATGCAGCACTATAATAACTCCATTATAACCCTGCAGGGAGAAGTTGTAGTTTTCCTTGCAGTCAACATTAATCTGGCTGGTGCCCTTGACTGGGTGATGATACAGTCCTGTTTTGGGTTTAACTTCATACTATTCTTGGAGAAACTGGAAAGCTACGATGGTCACCAGAAATTCTTTGCCGTTGTCCAGCTGATAGGAACACGCGAACAAGCTGAACGTTTTACTTATCGACTTGAGCTAAATGGTAATAGGCGGCGATTGATTTGGGAAGCCACGCCTCTATCTATTCGTGAGGGAATTGCAACAGCCTTTATGAACAGTGACTGCCTAGTCTTCGACCCTGGAGTTGCGGAACGTTTCGCAGAAGATGGCAATTTAAGCATCAATGTAACTATTTCCATGTGTTGA